The Nitrospira sp. sequence TGCAGCCGCTCGATGACCCGATCACCGACCAGGACTTCTCCATAAATACGGATCTTTCTCGAGTCCCAATCTCCATGAGGGCGAACCAAAGAACCGGACAGCGTGCGGACGAAGGCTCGCAATTTGACGTCGTCTTTGGCGATCAACGGATCACGCGGCGTTGGCCGTTCGATCTGAACTAGGTAGCCGGAAAGGTGCAGCACGATCCCGTCATCCGTCAGATCATGTCCCGGTATCAATAAAAGCGTCTTACTGGTCTTCTGCGTTGAAGCCGGATAGGCCAGCGGTCCCTCGGCGGAGATGTCCACCAACGTCGGTTTCTGCAACTCCAACGTCGTGGTGAAGGAGGCGGAGGGACGAGAACTGTAGATCGGCTCTTCCATCATGTGGGGAGTGCGCATGATCTGATTCTGATCGCCGGCCTCTCCTTGCTGCAGGCCGGTGGCCAGGATGCGGCCGCTGGCAATGTCGGTGATAGTCACCCGAGCTCCACCCACCTCGCGGCCCAACACCATCGCCCCATGTGCGACAACTCGTACGAGGACCGTCGTCGGTTGTGGACTGTTGAGCGACGAATCTGGCGGGGTTTGGCTTTGGACTGGAGCCGGAAGGCAGGGAAGCAGGGTGAACGAGAGGACCAATCCAAGCCGGACGAGGACGGACTGCGTCATTTTACTTTGGTGCCGGGATCGACTTCTTCCAGAACGGTAAGCAGGCCTCGTACGTCGGCATCGCCCGCCGCCAGCACCATCCCCTGCGACTCGATCCCCATGAGCTTGGCCGGCTTGAGATTGGCCACAATGACGATCGTCTTACCGATGAGCGTGTCCGGTTCATATTTCTTGCCGATGCCCGCGACGATTTGACGCTGTTCCGTGCCGAGAGACACTTGGAGTTTGATCAACTTTTCCGATTTCGGTACGCGCTCGGCGGAGAGCACCTTGGCGGTCTTGAGCTGAATCTTCATGAATTCGTCGATTGTGATCTGCGGCGGCGCGGCTACGGCTGCCGGAGCAGCGGGTGTGACGGGTGCAGCAGGGGCCGGTTGTGGAGTTGCGGATGTGTCGTTCACGGATTTGGCTCCTTGTGGTTTCGATTCGATGCGTGGGAAGAGTGACGGCCCCTTGTGAATAAGGGTGCCAGGCGTTAGGCCGCCCCACTCCAATTTGTTTTTCAACAAAGGCGCTATGAATTCGGCTGAGATGCCCAATTGAGAGCAGATCGACTGCGCGCTCGACGGCATAAAAGGATATGTGGCCAGGCTGAGGCAACGGAGGATCTCCGCCATGGTGTAGAGGACTGTCCTCAGTTGTTCCGCGTCACTCTCTTTCTTTGCCAGTGTCCAAGGTGCAGTTTTGTCGACATATTGATTGGCCAGTTGAACGACTTGCCAAATTGCTTCCAGGGCTCGATTGAACTCCAACTGCTCCATATGGCGCGGCAACACCTCATTCAAGAGCGTCATGGTGGCTTGTTGCAGCTCTTGCTCTGCCGGCCCGATCTCTTTTGGATTGGGTATCAGCCCTGCTTGAGTCCGTTCAATGAGGGTCAATGTGCGACTGAGGAGATTGCCGAGACCATTGGCAAGATCGCTATTGATTCGTGTGAGCATGGCGGAGAGGGAAAAATCTCCGTCCTGTCCGAACGGCACTTCACGGAGCAGGAAGTAGCGAAAAGCATCGACCCCATAAACTTCCGACATTTTGTAAGGATCGACGACGTTGCCGCGGCTCTTGGACATCTTCTCGCCGTCCACCGTCCACCAGCCATGGGCGAAGATGGTTTCGGGTAAGGGAAGATTCAACGCCATGAGCATGGTGGACCAATACACGGCGTGCGTCGTCAGGATGTCCTTGCCGACCAGATGGACATCGGCGGGCCAGAATCGGTTCCCGGCCGGTTGTGCTCGTGGCAGATATTCCAGCGCGGACACGTAGTTGACCAGCGCATCGAACCAGACGTAGGTCACATAGTCCTTATCGAAGGGGAGTTCGATCCCCCAAGACAGTCGTGATTTCGGTCTGGAGATTGAAAGATCACCGAGTTTCTGCGTCTGGAGGAAGCCGAGGACTTCATTCCGTCGGGATTCCGGCCTGATGAAGGAGGGGTGTTTCTTAATGTGGTCAAGCAGTCGGTCTTGGTACTGGCCCATTTTGAAGAAGTAGTTGTGCTCACTGAGCTGCTCGACGGGACGTTTGCAGTCGGGACAGAGTCCGGACTCTACGTCTTTCTCGGTCCAGAACCGCTCATCAAACGTGCAGTACCATCCGGTGTAGGAATCCTTGTAAATCAGCGTCTCGTCGTAGAGTCGTTGAAGATACCGTTGGACGACGAGTGTGTGCTGTGCATCCGTTGTCCTGATGAATGCGTCGTTGGAGATGTTGAGGCGTTGCCACAGCGTTTGAAACTGTGGCGCGAGTTTGTCGCAATGCGTCTGCGGGGGGATGCCGGCCTTGGCGGCAGCCTGCTGAACTTTTTGCCCGTGTTCATCGAGACCGGTGAGAAAGAACACCTCGCGCCCGCGCAGCCGGCAATAGCGCGCCAGCACGTCCGCCGCGACCGTGGTGTAGGCGTGGCCGATATGCGGGACATCGTTGACGTAGTAGATCGGGGTGGTGATGTAAAAGGTGTGATCTTCTGCCACGATGAAGGCAAGATAGCAGGTTGACGGCGATTATTTCTAGGCGGAGATCCCGGCAGGGACCAGGCCAAGCGCTTCGCGCAGGCGAAGAAAGGTGGTCTCCAGCGCCATCTGCATGTTCAAGTGCCGCGTGGCTTGCTGCTCGATGCGCTCGATGTCATTCAAGAGAGTGAGCAACGTGTCGATGTCCGCTCGTTGGGCGTATCGACGCAATTCGGCAAGTTGATCGACGTGAAGAATCTGGTCGTGATCTCCTCCCACGATGACGAGGACCAGATCGCGGATCCATCGCGTGAGCCAGTTGAGCGTCTCCTCTCCCCGGTCTGTCTTGGCCAGACTCTCGGCTGCGGAGAGGACGGTGCTGCTCGACGTCAAAGATTCCGGCTTCACCAAGGCCAGGCATTCTTGTTGTCGTGCTCGAACGTCCGCCACATTCGCCGTGAGGGCCTCTCCGATACGTCCATCGGTAAGCACGGCGAGGAAACGCGCATCGGCAGGGGAGAGTTCTCGCGTGAGTATCAGCGCCGCTTCGACTTGTGTGCGGGCGGGTGTGGTGAAACGGAGCGCCTGGCATCGCGATCGAATGGTGATCGGGAGCGCATGAGGCCGGCTCGTAGTCAAGACGAAAAGACTATGGCCAGGAGGTTCTTCCAGGGTCTTGAGGAGCGCGTTGGCCGCCCCGATGGTCAGCCGATCGGCGTCGTCGATCAGGCAGATCTTCCGTTCACCGACCAGCGGTCGATAGACGAACTGTTGTTCGATTTCGCGTACCTGCTCGATCTTGATCTGCGGCGTGGCCGACTCCGGATCGGGCTCGATGACCGAATAGTCCGGGTAAGTCCGTGCGGCGATTTGCAAGCAGGATCGGCAACGGCCACAGCTATCCAAATTATCCGCGTGAGCGGGCTGCTCGCAGTTCAAGGCTTGGGCCAATCTTACAGCGGTCATGAACTTTCCGATCCTGGCTTCGCCGTGGAACAGGTACGCATGGGCCAGTCGTTCGCTACGTATGCTTGCCTGGAGTAAGGAAATGGGTTGCTCGTGGCCTGTGATATCCGCGAAGGGCATGGCTTATCGGCGCCTTGGCTTTTGGGAACGGTGGGTTTTGAACCAGTTGCTTACTCGGGATTCTACTTCGCGCTCGACCGATTCTATGGAGAGAGAAGCATCGATCATCAGAATGCGCCGAGGTTCTTGCTTTGCTAAGGCGTGAAACCCCTTTCTCACACGCTCGTGGAATCGTTCAGCTTCTCGATCCAAGCGATTTTGGGAGGAGGTCTGGCCCCGCCGGCGCCTGAGTCCGACGGCAATAGGAACGTCGAAGAGCAAGGTAAGATGGGGGACCAGTTTCCCCGTCGCCCAACCGTTCATGGTGCGTAATACTCGAAGGTCCAACCCACGTCCGTATCCCTGATAAGCCATGGTCGAGTCTGAAAATCGGTCACAGACGACGGCCTTTCCTTGCGCTAATGCAGGCTTGATGACGTGATCTACATGTTGGCGCCTTGCCGCAAGAATGAGGCAGGCTTCAGTTTCCGGAGCGATGGTCTCCGCAGAATTTTCAAGCAGGATCGTGCGCAACCGTTCAGCAAGGATGGTGCCGCCCGGCTCCCTGGTATGTAGGACATTCAATCCTTGCGCGGTCAGCCACTGACACAGCCTCCGAGCATGCGTCGTTTTCCCACTTCCTTCACCGCCTTCCAGCGTGATGAAGATGCCTGTCGATTTTCTGGATGCCGTACCCATGAGCGTTGTTCGTATCAACCCCCGACCGGGGAGTGATCCTATGTCAGGTCAGGGTGAATAGCAAGACCGGTACCCTTCAGAAATTCGTCCGGATTGAGTGCATAACCCTTTGAAATTTACAATAAAACGCTTGCGAGGCTGGTCCGGAACTCTGTAAGATGAACTGCTCAATGTTCTCCCTTCGACTGGGTGCCGGTGATTCATGATCAAGACCGCTCTGCGACGGTATTTTTTGACGGGCCTTCTCCTTGTCACCCCCATCTGGGGCACGATTCTCGTTCTAAAAACCCTGTTCATCGCGGTAGACGGTATCCTAGGGGACGCGGTCGCGGAATTGGTGCCTGATCATTACATCCCCGGATTGGGGATTGTTACTCTGATCTTGCTCATCTTTTTGGTCGGGTTATTTGCGGCTAACTTCATCGGTCGCCAGATCGTCAGTCACTGGGAGGATTGGTTGAACCGGCTGCCCCTCGTCCGGGGGATTTATTCCACGTTGAAGTCCATGATGGATATTCTTTCATTTTCGGAGCGAGGGTCGTATCGGCGGGTCGTCTTGATTCAATTCCCGAAGAACGGCCATTATTGTTTCGCGTTCGTGACCGGCATGACGAAAGGTGAGACGACGGCATTGGGTCAGGATGCCCTGATTCATGTGTATGTGCCTACCTCACCGAATCCGACGTCGGGATACTTTCTGTTAGTGCCGGAACGGGAAGTCTCGTCCGTCGATATCAGTATCGAAGAAGCGATGAAACTGATTGTCTCGGGCGGTCTCTATACGCCGTCCGCCGCGATGGTGGCGGCCCTGAACGCGGAAACGAAGTGGAATCAGGTCAAACAGCCGGAGGCCGGTGTGCCGATCGGATAAAAAGTTTCCTGATACTCTGTTGAGAGACTCCTAAACTTCTGAGATGAAACAGTCAGCAGGCCAACACACAACACTCTCCCGCATTTCCGGCTTTGGCGTGATCGTGATGGCGGCCGGTTTGGGGAAGCGGATGAGGTCCACCCAAGCGAAAGTCCTGCATCACGTCGCAGGACGGCCGATGGTTCTCTACGCTGTCGATGTGGCGTTGCAGGTAGCGGGGCATCGGATTGCGGTGGTGGTCGGACATCAGGCCGACAGGGTTCGGCAAGTCATCGAAGAAGGCATTGCGGACAAGCCGGGAGGGAAAGCGGTCAGCATCGTCGAACAGGCCGAACAACTTGGAACCGGCCATGCCGTCATGCAGAGCCGTCCCGTGTTTTTCGTGGGTAAGGAGGCACTCCCGACCGATTACCTCATCTTGAACGGCGATACCCCGTTACTGAAAGAACAGACCGCGCGAGAACTCTTGCGTGTCCATCGCTCGCAGGGTGCGACGGTCACGATTCTGACGGCGAGACTCGATGATCCCAGTGGGTATGGACGGGTCATTCGTCGGGAGTCCGGCGCAAAAGCCGATGGAGTGATTTCGTGCGAGGTGCTCAAGATTGTCGAAGATCGAGATGCGACCGCAGCAGAGCGGGCCACCAACGAAATCAATGTGGGTACGTACGTTGTGTCCGGAGAGTTTCTCTTCGATGCGCTCGATAAACTGGAGCCTGATAATGCTCAGGGGGAATATTATCTGACCGATATTGTGCGGATGGCCGTGGCGCAAGGGCGGCATGTAGCCGCGGTGACTCTCAATGATCCCGATGAAGGATTGGGTATCAATACTCGACAACAGTTGGCGACGGCGGAGCACGTCATCAGACACCAGATCCGCGAGCGCTGGCTCGAGGCCGGAGTCACGATGCGAGATCCCGGCTCCGTGTGGATTGATGCGGGAGTCACTATCGGACAAGATACGGTGCTCTACCCACACGTGAATCTCGAAGGCAAAACGATAGTCGGTGAAGGGACGACAATCCGTTCCGGGGTCCGCGTTTCAGATTGCGTAATCGGAAACAATGTAGAGATTCTCGATCATTGCGTGCTACGCGAGTCACAAGTCGATGATGAGGCGCATCTGGGACCGTTCGCGCATTTGAGACCGGGAGCGATCGTGCGGCGGAAGGCAAGGGTTGGAAATTTCGTCGAGATGAAAAAAGCCGAGCTCGGCGAAGGATCAAAGGCGAATCACCTTGCGTATCTCGGTGACGCCCGAATCGGGAAAGGCGTCAACATAGGGGCCGGCACGATTACAGTGAATTATGATGGTGTGAACAAACACCGGACCGTGATCGAGGATCAAGTGTTTGTGGGGAGTGATTCGCAGCTGATTGCGCCGGTCACGATCGGAGAGGGAGCGGTGGTGGCGGCTGGGACAACCGTGACGCAAGACGTGCCGGCCGATTCATTGGCAATCACTCGCATCGCACAAGTGAATCGAGTGGGGTGGGCGGCTAAACGTCGAATGTTGCTGGCCGGCCGTGCATCCAGCGGACACTCAGCACGGGCAGCGGATGAGCCGACGAACCTGAAAACCAAAAACGCTTCAAATAAGCTGAAAAAGGGGCTCGCGAAGTCATCGAAACGCTGATCACGGTGAGAGCGTCGTCGTCTGCGGGTCAGTCTAGTTAGACCTGGAGCAACCGTCATGTGTGGAATCATCGGATACGTCGGCAATCAAGATGCAGTTCCGATTCTCATCGGGGGATTGGCGAAGCTGGAGTATCGCGGTTACGACTCCTCGGGAGTAGCCGTCATGCAGGGGGAAAAGATTGTTGTCAGACGGAGCGTGGGCAAACTGGTCAATCTTCAAAATGCCCTCAAAGCCAACGAACTGAGGGGGACGGTGGGAATCGGCCACACCCGTTGGGCGACCCATGGGAAACCGTCGGAACAGAATGCCCATCCACATCGGTCGAAAGGCTGCGTGTTGGTGCACAACGGAATCATTGAAAACTATCAGCAGCTAAAACAGCAGTTGGAAAAAGACGGCTACAAGTTCGAATCCGAAACCGATACGGAAGTTGTCGCGCATTTGATCGACAAATATCTTCAGAAAGAGCACAGGCTGGCCGATGCCGTGCGATTGGCGACCAAAGATGTGAAGGGTAGTTATGCATTGGCCGTGATTTCCGAGCGGGAGCCCGGTACCTTGATTGCCGCGCGTTCCGGTTGCCCGCTGGTCGTCGGGCGGACCAATCAGGCTTCTTATGTGGCGTCCGATGTCATGGCGATGCTCGCGCACACGCGGGAAGTGACCTACCTCGAAGAAGGAGATGTGGCGGTCGTCACTCAAGACCGGGTCGATCTCACCGACGTCGACGGCCATGCCGTGTCGCGAAAGCCGTCAACGATTACATGGGACGCATCGGCGGTGGAGAAGAGCGGATATCCGCATTTCATGCTGAAGGAGATTCACGAACAACCCCAGACCATTCTGGATACGATGCGCGGACGGTACTCGTATGAGACCGGTGAAGCGGATCTACCCGACATCGGGCTGACGCCGGAGGAGTTCGCCGCCGTTGAGCGCATCTGGATCGTGGCCTGCGGCACCTCCTGGCATGCGGGACAGGTGGGGAAATATTTGTTTGAAGAGATGGTCCGCACTCCGGTGCAGGTGGATATCGGCAGCGAGTTTCGGTATCGCGATCCGCTTGTCGGCAAGAAAGATTTGTTCATTACCATTTCTCAGTCCGGTGAGACGGCCGATACGCTGGCCGCCGCGCGAGAGGCCAAGGGAAAGGGCGCGCGCGTCGTCTCGATCGTGAATGTGGTCGGGAGCACCTTGGCGCGGGAATCCGATGGGGTCCTGTACACCCATTGCGGGCCGGAGATCGGCGTCGCGTCGACCAAGGCGTTCACCGCTCAGCTCACAGCCCTCTATCTTCTGGCATTGCATTTTGCGCGAGTTCGTAATGTGATGAAGATAGCGGACGGCAAAGCATGGCTCGACCGGTTGGTGCGGTTGCCCGTATTGGTGGAGAGTGTGCTGCGGAGAGAAGCTGAAATCGTGGCGATTGCCAAGCGCTATTATAAGAAGCGGAACTTTCTGTTTCTAGGACGGGGCATCAACTATCCGATTGCGCTGGAAGGGTCGTTGAAGCTGAAAGAAATCTCCTACATCCACGCCGAAGGCTATGCGGCGGGCGAGATGAAGCACGGTCCGATCGCGCTGATCGATAAGGACATGCCGGTCGTGGTCTTGGCGCCTCGGGACCGGCTCTATGACAAAACGGTCAGCAATCTCATGGAAGTCAAGGCGCGGCACGCGCCGGTGATTGCCTTCGTGGCCGAAGGCGAGCGAGAGCTCGGCAAGATCGCGGATGCCGTGTTCACGGTGCCGGACACCCATCCGCTGATTTCGCCGATTCTGTTTACGATCCCGCTGCAACTCCTTGCGTATCATATTGCGGTGCTGCGCGGCGCGGATGTGGATCAGCCGAGGAATTTGGCAAAAAGCGTGACCGTGGAATGAGGATAAGAGTGAGGCGCGAAGGCGGGTCCCCGTGCTCGCTCAACGCGCGAGCCCTAGGGAAAGGCGGCGTCTTGGCGCTGCTAGGGCGGCGAGGGTAAGAACCGTCAAGGCCCTCGTTGAATGCGCGCAGTAGGGGATCCCACCATCACGCCTCATGGATGAGAGAGAGGTATAAGAAGGTGGAGATTACGCAGCAGGATGTGGAAAAGGCGGCGCAGTTGGCACGATTGACTGTCACCCCCGCCGAGAAGGAGGCCTTTGCCAAACAGTTGAGCGAGATTCTTACGCACGTCGACAAGTTGAAGCAGTACGACACAACCGGAATCGAACCGACTACAACAGTCATGGGCCAAGTGAATGTGTTTCGGGAGGATGTCGTGCGTCCGTCCCTTGCACAGGACCAGGCGTTGGCGAATGCGCCGCAACGTGAAGCGGACGGTTTCGTCGTGCCAAAAATTCTAGAGGAGCGTTAACCGTCGAGCGTCCCGCTCATTCGTGGGGTACCGCGAATGACGAGTGACGGATGACGAATGACGAACAGATACATGTTTCGACAAATGCTTCGTTCGAAAATTCACCGCGCCACGGTAACGGGCGCGCATCTTGAGTATGAAGGCAGCTTGACCATCGATCAGGATTTGATGGAGGCCGCCGGTATCCTTCCCTATGAGGCCATCATCTGCTCGAACTTGAATAACGGCGAGCGATTCATGACCTATGCCATCAACGGAAAGCGGGGAAACGGAGATATCATCCTGAACGGACCTACTGCGCGAAAAGCGGCGGTCGGAGATCAGATCATCATCTTTTGTTACGAGTATTACGGCGACGAAGAAATCAAGAAGCACGCGCCGAAGATCGTCCGAGTGGACGAAAAGAATCACATCGTGACCGTGCGCTGACCAAATAGGGAAACAGGACAACGGGAGAAGTCGGCAATCCGGCCAGCCGATGGTTGGTCGCGTGACGGCAGCGGAGAAGCGATGTCCCTCCACAAATTGACTCTCTTCGAGCTTCACAAAAAATTCAAGGCAGGCGAAGTCACGGCGACGGAGATCGTGCGTGCCTACTCCCTTCGCATCAGCCAGGTGGAGCCGAAGATTAAGGCCTTCGTCACGCAAGCGAAAGAAACCGCGTCCGCGCAGGCAGAGGATTTAGACCGGAAACTCAAGGACTGGCGAAGGACTCAGCCGCTCACCGGAATGCCTCTTGCCGTCAAAGATAATATCTGTACGGACGGCGTTCCCACGACGTGCAGCTCTCGAATGTTGCAGAATTTTGTGCCACCGTACGATGCCACGGTCGTCGCCAAGTTGCGGGCACAGGAGTACATTTTGTTGGGCAAGACGAACCTGGATGAGTTCGCAATGGGATCGTCGACGGAAAACTCGGCATTTGGGCCCAGCCGCAATCCCTGGAATGTGCACTGCGTGCCGGGAGGGTCGAGCGGAGGGTCCGCGGCGGCGGTGGCGGCAGAGGAATGCGTGGCCGCACTTGGATCGGATACCGGAGGTTCCATCAGGCAGCCGGCGGCGTTCTGCGGCGTGGTGGGACTGAAGCCGACCTATGGACGGGTGTCTCGGTACGGCTTGGTGGCGTTTGCTTCCTCGCTGGATCAAATCGGCCCGATTACCAGAAATGTGTCCGATGCGGCGTTTCTCCTTCAAGCCATTGCTGGCCATGATCCAATGGATTCCACATCGGTCGATCGCCCGGTGCCGGATTACATGAAGGCATTGCAAAAGCGTGACCTCAAATCTCTGAGGGTGGGCGTGCCGGTGGAGTTCTTCACTGAAGGACTGGATTCCGAAGTCGAGCAGGCAGTCAGAGCTGCTATCGACGAGTTGAAGCATCTGGGAGCTGAAGTCAAGGAAATCCGGCTGCCGAGAACCGATGCTGCGGTGGCGGTCTACTATGTGATCGCGACCGCGGAAGCCAGTTCGAATCTTGCCCGGTTCGACGGGGTGAAGTTCGGTTTGCGAGCCAAAGAGACCAAAGATCTGCCCGAACTGTACATGAAGACGCGGCAGGAGGGGTTTGGGCCGGAAGTGAAGCGGCGAATCATGCTGGGGACGTATGTTCTTAGCGCCGGGTATTATGATGCGTATTATGGGAAGGCCCAAGCTGTCCGCACGCTGGTTTGCCAGGATTTCGCGGCGGCATTCAAAGAGGTCGATGTGATCGTGACCCCTGCGACTCCGACACCGGCATTCAAGTTGGGGGAAAAGAGCGAAAACCCGCTGCAAATGTACCTGTCGGACATCTTCACGATCTCGGTGAATCTCGCGGGTCTGCCGGCGATTGCCCTCCCCTGTGGGTTCAGCAAGGCGGGGCTTCCGATCGGGTTGCAGCTGATCGGGCGGGCGTTCGAGGAAGAAACAGTGCTTCGAGCCGCACACGCCTATGAGCAATCGACGCAATGGCATCTCAAAAAGCCGGTGATACGGTAAGGACCGGGCAGAGAGTGGCAAGGGAGAGGATGTACGGGATGAAAGACCAGGAGGATTGGCTGTTATGAGCATCGTTGAAATCGCGGCACTCCTCGTGGCGATCGCTTTCGTGGTACTGGTCGGGTATCTCGTGCCGGTATTGATGCAAGTTCGTAAGACGGTCGCCGAATCGGAACAGCTCCTATCGAAGATGAACGTCGAGGTGCCGGCGCTTGTTGCGGAACTACGGACCATGAGCCAGAACTTGAATGATGTGACGAATCAGGTTCGTGAAAGCACGGAACATGCGGCGGTATTGCTCCATGCTGTGGGAGAAGTCGGTGAGTCCGTGCAACAAGTCCATAACATCATTCGCGGATCGAGCGGCACACTGTTGACGAACGTGGCAAGTATGGTGGCGGGATTTAAGGCCGCCACCCAAGTCGTGCGAGAACGGATGAGACAAGAAGGAGGGACACACAATGGCGGATGATCGAGGAACATCGGCAGCGGTCCTGCTGGCTTTTTTAAGCGGTGCGGCGCTGGGCGCTGTCGCAGCGCTGTTATTGGCGCCGCAATCAGGGAGCGAATCCCGCGATCGACTGCGCGGGTACGCCCGTCGCGCGGAAACCGATCTACGCGATCTTGCCGGGCGGGCCGGAGAGGCGTTTGAGGAAGTCGTCGATCAAGGCAAAGAGTTTGTTGAAACGAAGCGGTCGGTCCTGCGTGAGGCGTTCGATGCGGGACGCGAAGCGATGAAGCGCGAGCGAGGCCGCATCCAGGAAGAGGGGCCGAACCGAGGATGAACTTTGAGACGGTCATCGGAGTGGAGGTCCACGCACAGCTCCGGACCAAATCCAAAATGTTCTGCGGGTGCAGCGCGACATTCGGGTCGTCGGCCAACAGCCAGACATGCCCGGTCTGCCTCGGTCTGCCGGGCAGCTTACCCGTCATCAACCGGACGGCGGTCGAAATGGCGGTCCGCGCGGGTCTGGCGCTGAACTGTACGATCACGGCAAACAATCAATTTGCGAGAAAAAACTACTTCTATCCGGACTTGCCGAAGGGGTATCAGATCTCTCAGTACGAATTCCCCATCTGCCAACATGGGTGGATTGAGATTGCCGCCGCCGGGGGGATCAAGCGAGTGCGCATCCGCCGAGCTCATCTCGAAGAGGATGCCGGCAAGAACACGCATGGAGCCGGCACGGGGGAAAGCCGTGTGGACTTGAATCGCGCCGGGACACCACTGCTGGAAATTGTCACGGAACCCGACATGGGGTCAGCCGACGAAGTTGTGGCGTACCTTAAAGGACTGCGGGACATCTTGATGTATCTTGAAGTCTGCGACGGCAACATGGAGGAGGGGAGCTTTCGGTGTGAGCCGAATCTGTCGCTCCGTCCGGTTGGACAGAAAGAGTTTGGGACGAAGGTCGAGCTGAAGAACATCAATTCCTTCAAGTATGTGAAGGATGCGATCGACTATGAGGTCAAGCGGCAGACTAAGGTCTTGAACGAGGGCGGAAAAATTCGCCAGGAAACCAGACTCTGGAACATCGACCGTGGTGAAACGGCCGTCATGCGCTCCAAAGAAGAAGCCCATGACTATCGCTATTTCCCGGATCCGGATCTGGTGCCGTTGAAGCTGGAACAGGAATGGATTGAGGGATTTAAGTCGTTGTTGCCGGAGTTGCCGGCTGTGCGCATGCGTCGATTTGTTGAGGCGTACGGATTGCCGGAGTACGACGCGGGCGTATTAACGGCGTCAAAGGGAATGGCCGATTATTTCGAGAGCGGTGTGAAGCAGTTCAACCACCCGAAAACCGTGAGTAACTGGGTGATGGGAGAGTTGACGAGAGAGTTGAACAACTCCGGGACGGATATCAGCGTCTCACCGGTCAGTCCTGAACGTCTAGTCGGCCTATTACAGATGGTGGACAAAGGGGCGATCAGTCTAAAGGTGGCTCGGGATATGTTCCCGGAGCTCTATAGCAGCGGAAAAGCGCCTGAGCAGATTGTTCAAGAAAAGGGTCTGACGCAGGTCTCTGATGAAAGCGTATTGGAGAAGATAATCGATGAGGTGCTGAGCAAGAATCCGACCCAGGTTGCACAGTTCAAGGAAGGCAAACAGCAAGTATTAGGTTTCCTCGTCGGGCAGGTCATGAAGGCCAGCGGGGGAAAAGCGAATCCAGGGAAGGTGAATGAGTTGTTGAAAAAGAAGTTGGGATGATACGGGATTGGGAATGACCAGGTAGACTCCGATGCTCGCGCAAGGCGCACGCTGGAGTGTATCGAAGTCTTAGAATTGTGGGCGGTGCTCCTTGCATGCGCGCAGTGGCAGCCCACCGGGTCATTCCCTAACTGCTAGTGTTGAAGAAACTCAAGAATAGAACAATCGCTTTGGAATAGGAAGGTGGAGGAGCATGAGCGCGATTAGAGAAATCAAGGGCAGACAGATCATCGATTCGC is a genomic window containing:
- a CDS encoding dTMP kinase, whose amino-acid sequence is MGTASRKSTGIFITLEGGEGSGKTTHARRLCQWLTAQGLNVLHTREPGGTILAERLRTILLENSAETIAPETEACLILAARRQHVDHVIKPALAQGKAVVCDRFSDSTMAYQGYGRGLDLRVLRTMNGWATGKLVPHLTLLFDVPIAVGLRRRRGQTSSQNRLDREAERFHERVRKGFHALAKQEPRRILMIDASLSIESVEREVESRVSNWFKTHRSQKPRRR
- the holB gene encoding DNA polymerase III subunit delta' translates to MPFADITGHEQPISLLQASIRSERLAHAYLFHGEARIGKFMTAVRLAQALNCEQPAHADNLDSCGRCRSCLQIAARTYPDYSVIEPDPESATPQIKIEQVREIEQQFVYRPLVGERKICLIDDADRLTIGAANALLKTLEEPPGHSLFVLTTSRPHALPITIRSRCQALRFTTPARTQVEAALILTRELSPADARFLAVLTDGRIGEALTANVADVRARQQECLALVKPESLTSSSTVLSAAESLAKTDRGEETLNWLTRWIRDLVLVIVGGDHDQILHVDQLAELRRYAQRADIDTLLTLLNDIERIEQQATRHLNMQMALETTFLRLREALGLVPAGISA
- the metG gene encoding methionine--tRNA ligase gives rise to the protein MAEDHTFYITTPIYYVNDVPHIGHAYTTVAADVLARYCRLRGREVFFLTGLDEHGQKVQQAAAKAGIPPQTHCDKLAPQFQTLWQRLNISNDAFIRTTDAQHTLVVQRYLQRLYDETLIYKDSYTGWYCTFDERFWTEKDVESGLCPDCKRPVEQLSEHNYFFKMGQYQDRLLDHIKKHPSFIRPESRRNEVLGFLQTQKLGDLSISRPKSRLSWGIELPFDKDYVTYVWFDALVNYVSALEYLPRAQPAGNRFWPADVHLVGKDILTTHAVYWSTMLMALNLPLPETIFAHGWWTVDGEKMSKSRGNVVDPYKMSEVYGVDAFRYFLLREVPFGQDGDFSLSAMLTRINSDLANGLGNLLSRTLTLIERTQAGLIPNPKEIGPAEQELQQATMTLLNEVLPRHMEQLEFNRALEAIWQVVQLANQYVDKTAPWTLAKKESDAEQLRTVLYTMAEILRCLSLATYPFMPSSAQSICSQLGISAEFIAPLLKNKLEWGGLTPGTLIHKGPSLFPRIESKPQGAKSVNDTSATPQPAPAAPVTPAAPAAVAAPPQITIDEFMKIQLKTAKVLSAERVPKSEKLIKLQVSLGTEQRQIVAGIGKKYEPDTLIGKTIVIVANLKPAKLMGIESQGMVLAAGDADVRGLLTVLEEVDPGTKVK
- the glmU gene encoding bifunctional UDP-N-acetylglucosamine diphosphorylase/glucosamine-1-phosphate N-acetyltransferase GlmU translates to MKQSAGQHTTLSRISGFGVIVMAAGLGKRMRSTQAKVLHHVAGRPMVLYAVDVALQVAGHRIAVVVGHQADRVRQVIEEGIADKPGGKAVSIVEQAEQLGTGHAVMQSRPVFFVGKEALPTDYLILNGDTPLLKEQTARELLRVHRSQGATVTILTARLDDPSGYGRVIRRESGAKADGVISCEVLKIVEDRDATAAERATNEINVGTYVVSGEFLFDALDKLEPDNAQGEYYLTDIVRMAVAQGRHVAAVTLNDPDEGLGINTRQQLATAEHVIRHQIRERWLEAGVTMRDPGSVWIDAGVTIGQDTVLYPHVNLEGKTIVGEGTTIRSGVRVSDCVIGNNVEILDHCVLRESQVDDEAHLGPFAHLRPGAIVRRKARVGNFVEMKKAELGEGSKANHLAYLGDARIGKGVNIGAGTITVNYDGVNKHRTVIEDQVFVGSDSQLIAPVTIGEGAVVAAGTTVTQDVPADSLAITRIAQVNRVGWAAKRRMLLAGRASSGHSARAADEPTNLKTKNASNKLKKGLAKSSKR
- a CDS encoding DUF502 domain-containing protein gives rise to the protein MIKTALRRYFLTGLLLVTPIWGTILVLKTLFIAVDGILGDAVAELVPDHYIPGLGIVTLILLIFLVGLFAANFIGRQIVSHWEDWLNRLPLVRGIYSTLKSMMDILSFSERGSYRRVVLIQFPKNGHYCFAFVTGMTKGETTALGQDALIHVYVPTSPNPTSGYFLLVPEREVSSVDISIEEAMKLIVSGGLYTPSAAMVAALNAETKWNQVKQPEAGVPIG